A genomic region of Candidatus Polarisedimenticolia bacterium contains the following coding sequences:
- a CDS encoding PD-(D/E)XK nuclease superfamily protein translates to MSPRNTTTGSVLEQMILPALRRGGYEVNLQVNVGKRLGGGRHIVDAVAAKQGLRWLISMKWQQVSGTAEQKVPFEVICLAEAVQSELFEAAYLVLGGPGWSLRDFYTGDGLRQHLSHAQKIRIVSLEDFVASANQGSL, encoded by the coding sequence ATGTCACCTCGCAACACGACGACTGGCAGTGTCCTGGAGCAGATGATCCTGCCGGCTTTACGGCGTGGTGGCTACGAAGTGAACCTGCAAGTGAACGTGGGCAAGAGGCTTGGCGGCGGTCGCCATATCGTGGACGCTGTCGCCGCGAAGCAGGGACTCCGGTGGCTCATCTCAATGAAGTGGCAGCAGGTCTCCGGTACGGCCGAGCAAAAGGTTCCGTTCGAGGTCATCTGCCTCGCCGAAGCTGTTCAGTCCGAATTATTCGAGGCAGCGTATCTGGTATTGGGCGGACCTGGCTGGAGCTTGCGTGACTTCTACACTGGCGACGGCCTCCGGCAGCATCTTTCGCATGCTCAAAAGATCCGCATCGTGAGCCTCGAGGACTTTGTCGCATCAGCCAATCAAGGCAGCCTGTAG
- a CDS encoding GIDE domain-containing protein, producing MDFRLDFSRQNLIRTAIVAGCGLAVLQILGPFRGDGSWRHGLYDALAVLGGGALLLFGFVLLRRKRLIENVPTSRIRSVAMGFVELAGLARAKATVAAPYSDIPCVYFRYKVEEERTRSRGGRTWVTIESGDSGVPFHLQDPTGTILVDPAGAETVLRQSFRKVERGEGFFGRRKRYTEWWIVSGQKVFVAGTVRRVRDLALESRATLHDRLRELKGDAQRMSTFDADRDGRISTEEWGNAVRAVQDEVVRDAASAPAAPPEDDVLIGKGSDETTFVIADRSEKWLVGRLALQAGAALAGGAGVVVVFSVSLLARVGILPGGWIVRW from the coding sequence ATGGACTTCAGGCTGGACTTCAGCAGGCAGAACCTCATTCGCACCGCCATCGTCGCCGGCTGCGGCCTGGCGGTCCTCCAGATCCTGGGGCCGTTCCGGGGGGACGGCTCATGGCGGCACGGGCTGTACGACGCGCTGGCGGTCCTGGGAGGGGGGGCGCTCCTCCTTTTCGGGTTCGTCCTCTTGAGGCGCAAGCGGCTGATCGAAAACGTCCCGACGTCGAGGATCCGATCGGTGGCGATGGGATTCGTCGAGCTGGCGGGGCTGGCGAGGGCGAAGGCGACCGTAGCGGCCCCCTACTCCGACATCCCGTGCGTCTACTTCCGCTACAAGGTGGAGGAGGAACGGACGAGAAGCCGGGGGGGCCGCACGTGGGTGACGATCGAATCGGGGGACTCGGGAGTGCCATTCCACCTCCAGGACCCGACCGGGACGATCCTGGTCGACCCGGCGGGGGCGGAGACGGTGCTGCGGCAGTCGTTCAGGAAGGTCGAGCGGGGCGAGGGCTTCTTCGGGCGGCGCAAGCGATACACGGAGTGGTGGATCGTAAGCGGGCAGAAGGTGTTCGTCGCGGGGACCGTGAGGCGGGTGCGGGACCTGGCGCTCGAGAGCCGCGCGACTCTGCACGATCGGCTGCGGGAGCTGAAGGGGGATGCGCAGCGCATGAGCACGTTCGACGCCGATCGCGACGGCCGGATCAGCACCGAGGAATGGGGGAACGCCGTGCGCGCCGTGCAGGACGAGGTGGTGCGCGACGCGGCGTCGGCTCCCGCGGCCCCGCCGGAGGACGACGTCCTGATCGGCAAGGGGAGCGACGAGACGACCTTCGTGATCGCCGATCGCAGCGAGAAGTGGCTCGTGGGGAGACTGGCCCTGCAGGCGGGGGCGGCGCTCGCGGGCGGGGCGGGCGTGGTCGTCGTATTCAGCGTGTCGCTTCTGGCGCGGGTGGGAATCCTTCCGGGCGGGTGGATCGTCCGCTGGTGA
- a CDS encoding M1 family metallopeptidase, which translates to MRRLTVLRNSLAGRSGARRLAPAGPVILPVALAVALVSFTSAIPPAAAGARLERKVVPTFQSVRLTLDPAQPIYSGTTRIELSAREATSSFDFHARGIIIERLVLARLAEIKPAGSEASPGDREIPTQRATEGDRVVVTTERPIDKGTYALDIDFSVTFDTQATGLYRLQVDGAWYAFTQFEATDARGAFPCWDEPDFKIPFQVTLVVPKGDMAIGNTPIVREKMEGDRRVVEFEKTPPLPTYLLAIATGPLETVAMQGLPFPGRIVTVKGSARLAQEAARVTPPITLALEKYFGIPYPYRKLDVLAVPEFWPGAMENAGAITFADRILLIDPRAASVDQRRTLVVIVAHEVAHMWFGDLVTMKWWDDLWLNESFASWMGDKVSDQTFPEFKAELAQVTGMNEAMTTDARLSTRAMRQPIEGVENLDQLADTLAYDKGQAVLTMFERWLGPETFRKGVVEYLKAHQWGNATASDLWASLSKVAGKDIGAAMGTFLDQPGVPLVKAEVLPDGRVRLTQARFLNYGVAPPRASTWRIPVTLRYPDGGATRTETLLLKDESTIVSLTAKKRPAWIHPNAGETGYYRWQVPPAMLSALAADAPKTLTPRERVGFLGNLAALLDGGALKGDEYMRLLGRFASDPEPRVVGAVLDGLDKVKEAFVVPELQGPFVAWLRATLGPTLARIGRTRAEGEDASVTSLRPRLLEWLGKEGRDEAVLDDAASLARAYETDPASIDPAVAGIALRLSAQRGDMALFSAYCGRFESAKIPADRSRYLAALGSFEKPEVADAALAYALAGPLRPQEILTIPHYLYSTPSSRPAVWSWVRTNFKAISSRVPPNYTTFLVYFAAGCTTGPLEEARAFFSSPEHDAPGVSVELAKLADQVNDCAALRRREEPAAAAFLRAPGPGSAAAGTR; encoded by the coding sequence GTGAGACGCCTCACAGTTCTTCGCAACTCCCTCGCCGGTCGGAGCGGGGCCCGGCGGCTCGCGCCGGCCGGCCCGGTCATCCTCCCCGTTGCTCTCGCCGTCGCTCTCGTGTCCTTCACCTCCGCAATCCCGCCGGCGGCGGCCGGGGCGCGGCTCGAGCGCAAGGTGGTCCCGACGTTTCAGTCGGTCCGGCTGACGCTCGATCCGGCGCAACCGATCTACAGCGGGACGACCCGCATCGAGCTGAGCGCTCGGGAGGCGACGTCTTCCTTCGACTTTCACGCCCGAGGCATCATCATCGAGCGCCTGGTCCTGGCCCGGCTGGCCGAAATAAAACCGGCGGGCAGCGAGGCTTCCCCAGGCGACCGCGAGATCCCCACTCAGCGCGCCACCGAGGGGGACCGGGTCGTCGTGACCACCGAGCGGCCGATCGACAAGGGGACCTACGCGCTCGACATCGACTTCTCCGTGACCTTCGACACGCAGGCGACCGGGCTCTACCGTCTTCAAGTAGACGGCGCCTGGTACGCCTTCACCCAGTTCGAGGCGACCGACGCGCGCGGGGCGTTCCCCTGCTGGGACGAGCCGGACTTCAAGATCCCGTTCCAGGTCACGCTGGTCGTGCCGAAGGGGGACATGGCGATCGGCAACACGCCGATCGTGCGCGAGAAGATGGAAGGGGACCGCCGGGTCGTCGAGTTCGAGAAGACGCCCCCCCTGCCGACCTACCTCCTGGCGATCGCCACGGGGCCGCTCGAGACCGTCGCCATGCAGGGGCTGCCCTTTCCGGGCCGCATCGTCACCGTGAAGGGAAGCGCCCGCCTGGCGCAGGAGGCGGCGCGCGTCACGCCGCCGATCACCCTGGCGCTGGAGAAGTACTTCGGCATCCCCTATCCGTATCGCAAGCTCGACGTCCTGGCGGTGCCGGAGTTCTGGCCGGGCGCCATGGAGAACGCCGGCGCCATCACCTTCGCCGACCGCATCCTGCTGATCGACCCGCGGGCCGCCAGCGTGGACCAGAGGCGCACCCTGGTCGTGATCGTGGCGCACGAGGTCGCGCACATGTGGTTCGGCGATCTGGTCACGATGAAATGGTGGGACGACCTGTGGCTGAACGAGTCGTTCGCCTCCTGGATGGGGGACAAGGTCTCGGACCAGACCTTCCCCGAGTTCAAGGCGGAGCTGGCCCAGGTGACCGGAATGAACGAGGCGATGACCACCGACGCGCGCCTGTCGACGCGCGCCATGCGGCAGCCGATCGAAGGGGTCGAGAACCTCGACCAGCTGGCCGACACGCTCGCCTACGACAAGGGGCAGGCGGTGCTCACGATGTTCGAGCGCTGGCTCGGCCCCGAGACGTTTCGCAAGGGGGTCGTCGAGTACCTGAAGGCGCACCAGTGGGGGAACGCCACCGCCTCGGACCTGTGGGCGTCGCTGTCGAAGGTGGCCGGCAAGGACATCGGCGCCGCCATGGGGACCTTCCTCGACCAGCCCGGCGTGCCGCTGGTCAAGGCCGAAGTCCTGCCCGACGGCCGCGTGCGCCTCACGCAGGCGCGCTTCCTGAACTACGGCGTCGCTCCGCCGCGGGCCTCGACGTGGCGGATTCCGGTCACCCTGCGATACCCCGACGGCGGCGCGACCCGCACCGAGACGCTGCTGCTCAAGGACGAGTCGACCATCGTGAGCCTGACCGCGAAGAAGCGCCCCGCCTGGATCCATCCGAACGCCGGAGAGACCGGCTATTACCGCTGGCAGGTCCCTCCCGCGATGCTGTCGGCGCTGGCGGCCGACGCTCCGAAGACGCTCACCCCGCGCGAGCGCGTCGGCTTCCTCGGCAACCTGGCCGCCCTCCTCGACGGCGGAGCGCTCAAGGGGGACGAGTACATGAGGCTCCTCGGGCGCTTCGCCAGCGACCCCGAGCCGCGCGTGGTCGGGGCGGTCCTGGACGGACTGGACAAGGTCAAGGAGGCGTTCGTCGTCCCCGAGCTCCAGGGACCGTTCGTCGCCTGGCTGCGCGCCACCCTGGGCCCGACGCTCGCCCGTATCGGACGCACCCGCGCCGAAGGAGAGGACGCGAGCGTGACGTCCCTGCGTCCCCGGCTTCTCGAGTGGCTGGGGAAGGAGGGGCGCGACGAGGCGGTCCTCGATGACGCCGCCTCGCTCGCCAGGGCCTATGAAACAGACCCGGCCTCGATCGACCCCGCCGTCGCCGGGATCGCCCTGCGCCTGTCGGCGCAGCGCGGCGACATGGCGCTCTTCAGCGCGTACTGCGGCCGCTTCGAGTCCGCGAAGATCCCGGCCGATCGCTCCCGTTACCTGGCGGCGCTCGGATCGTTCGAGAAGCCCGAAGTGGCCGATGCGGCGCTCGCCTATGCCCTCGCGGGACCGCTGCGGCCGCAGGAGATCCTGACCATCCCGCACTACCTCTACTCCACGCCGTCGAGCCGTCCGGCCGTGTGGTCCTGGGTCCGGACGAACTTCAAGGCCATCTCCTCGCGCGTCCCCCCGAACTACACCACCTTCTTGGTGTATTTCGCCGCCGGCTGCACGACCGGCCCGCTCGAGGAGGCGCGCGCCTTCTTCTCGAGCCCCGAGCACGACGCCCCCGGGGTTTCCGTCGAGCTCGCCAAGCTCGCCGACCAGGTGAACGACTGCGCCGCCCTCCGCCGCCGCGAGGAGCCGGCGGCGGCCGCCTTCCTGCGCGCCCCCGGCCCGGGCTCGGCTGCTGCAGGCACACGATAG
- a CDS encoding Dam family site-specific DNA-(adenine-N6)-methyltransferase, with amino-acid sequence MSLISTSPRRRGETVPPASSRRSGVRTVGEPLLLRPPLKWAGGKRWQIPHLRPLWQAQSGRRLVEPFCGGLAVTLGLRPERALLNDVNPHVISFYRWLKRGFRTQLPMKNDEKMYYAHREQFNELLAAGLGGSKDASALFYYLNRTGYNGLCRFNRRGAFNVPFGRYASISYRDDFLEYRKAFRRWQFMSVDFEDISLARGDFVYADPPYDVEFTSYAKEGFSWHDQVRAARWLAKHDGPVILSNQATDRIMDLYKSLGFELTILRAPRMISCTGDRTPAQEVLALKNL; translated from the coding sequence ATGAGCCTCATCTCAACATCACCCCGACGGCGCGGTGAGACGGTGCCCCCTGCGTCATCCCGCCGTTCTGGCGTCCGGACTGTTGGTGAGCCTCTCCTGCTCAGACCTCCGCTCAAATGGGCAGGCGGTAAACGCTGGCAGATTCCGCATCTGCGCCCGCTATGGCAGGCTCAATCCGGTCGCCGCCTTGTGGAACCATTCTGCGGTGGGCTTGCGGTCACGCTTGGGCTCAGGCCCGAGCGCGCCCTTCTCAACGACGTCAATCCCCATGTCATCAGCTTCTATCGCTGGCTGAAGCGCGGCTTCCGGACTCAGCTGCCGATGAAAAATGACGAGAAGATGTACTACGCCCATCGAGAACAATTCAATGAGCTCCTCGCCGCGGGCCTCGGCGGCAGTAAGGATGCGTCAGCACTTTTCTATTACTTGAATCGTACGGGCTACAACGGCCTGTGCCGCTTCAACCGAAGGGGAGCGTTCAACGTCCCATTTGGTCGATATGCCTCAATTTCGTACAGGGATGACTTTCTGGAGTATCGCAAGGCATTCCGACGCTGGCAATTCATGAGCGTGGATTTCGAGGACATTTCGTTGGCCCGGGGAGATTTCGTCTACGCCGACCCGCCCTACGACGTGGAATTCACGAGTTACGCGAAGGAAGGGTTTTCCTGGCACGATCAGGTCCGGGCCGCCAGGTGGCTGGCGAAACATGATGGGCCCGTCATCCTGTCGAACCAGGCGACGGATAGAATCATGGATCTCTACAAATCCCTTGGCTTTGAGTTGACCATCCTCCGTGCCCCCAGGATGATCAGTTGCACCGGGGACAGAACCCCAGCCCAAGAGGTCTTGGCCCTCAAGAATCTTTGA
- a CDS encoding VWA domain-containing protein: protein MGAHRTRIVPLTASILAALLAAPALPRASPGDREETPPAEVPRPLIERAVSELVLIETYVTDTRGRALTGLTADDFILMVDGHKSPIASFELRAIAPQAGGAVTAAQEPAPGEPARPPDLPRRFMLFFEDGTSAPNGLTAARQAAHRFLSSGLVPSDQVGIAAYDTGLRILHDFTTDRDALRGVIDQSLHEVRRISDFAAEQQRHDDEIERLVTEAIQTSSISDPKQSSPMGSGKSQGGAGGSRGQGAGSGGPGPTQKIDGEAAALLRPGDQVEKAKYLAEAYGREEATHLRDVLRAIRTLVDSVAGWRGYKAIVYMGDGMPENPALAYAERILARVKDNRLLLRVASLSLSSDLQALVQAAAARGVTIHSLQTRGLEAGDSRQLRAARRRTDSLRSIALNTGGLASASNDFFQVLQDFDTSSRTYYILGFQPQGPPDGRFHEVLVKCRNRDARVRWRKGFTRLKPEEARERTILAAYTVPEMYSEMGVGLSAVTGPVGRSGRIADLILHVPGDRIVYLPEDGRPTAHLEVGLVAVDDARKETVRASRTLSVALRPEHGRPGTIGIDLVHRVSLPAGSQTITAVVRDGAGGMVGGTRLSLPPAGPTEGRVLGLSIYSLQERSLWIDLPEGDAGTAVTGADREPTIGPALKAVYGQGEPLVCGFRMPEGSGGEGAELRLAIRKGDAIVKIVAIEPRDIGADGKVHVPLPAESIPPGDYTVAVQEVLATGVLDRGVVPLAVQPVEARPL from the coding sequence ATGGGCGCGCACCGCACCCGCATCGTCCCGCTGACCGCATCGATCCTGGCCGCGCTGCTCGCGGCGCCCGCCCTGCCACGGGCCTCTCCGGGGGACCGGGAAGAGACGCCTCCGGCCGAGGTCCCTCGTCCCTTGATCGAACGCGCCGTCAGCGAGCTGGTCCTGATCGAGACCTATGTCACCGACACCCGCGGCCGGGCGCTGACCGGACTGACGGCGGACGATTTCATCCTGATGGTGGACGGGCACAAGAGCCCGATCGCCTCGTTCGAGCTGCGCGCGATCGCTCCGCAGGCGGGTGGCGCGGTGACCGCGGCGCAGGAGCCGGCGCCGGGAGAGCCGGCCCGGCCGCCCGACCTCCCCCGGCGCTTCATGCTCTTCTTCGAGGACGGGACCTCCGCACCGAACGGCCTGACGGCTGCGCGGCAGGCCGCCCATCGGTTCCTCTCGTCGGGGCTGGTGCCCTCCGACCAGGTCGGGATCGCCGCGTACGACACGGGCCTGAGGATCCTGCACGATTTCACGACCGACCGCGACGCGTTGCGCGGGGTGATCGACCAGAGCCTGCACGAGGTTCGACGGATCTCCGATTTCGCCGCCGAGCAGCAGAGGCACGACGACGAGATCGAACGCCTGGTCACGGAGGCGATCCAGACGTCCTCCATCTCGGACCCGAAACAATCATCCCCCATGGGGAGCGGTAAGAGCCAGGGAGGCGCGGGCGGGTCGAGAGGCCAAGGCGCGGGCTCCGGGGGTCCCGGCCCGACCCAGAAGATCGATGGCGAGGCCGCGGCGCTTCTGCGCCCTGGTGATCAGGTGGAAAAGGCCAAATACCTCGCCGAGGCCTATGGCCGGGAGGAGGCGACCCATCTGCGCGACGTTCTCCGCGCCATCCGGACGCTCGTCGACTCCGTCGCCGGATGGCGCGGCTACAAGGCGATCGTCTACATGGGGGACGGCATGCCGGAAAATCCGGCGCTGGCGTACGCCGAGCGGATCCTCGCACGCGTCAAGGACAATCGCCTGCTCCTCCGGGTCGCGTCGTTGTCCCTGTCGTCCGATCTCCAGGCGCTGGTGCAGGCGGCGGCCGCGCGCGGTGTCACGATCCACAGCCTCCAGACCCGGGGCCTGGAAGCGGGGGACTCCCGGCAATTGCGGGCGGCCCGGCGTCGCACCGACTCGCTCAGGTCGATCGCCCTCAATACCGGCGGGCTCGCCTCGGCCTCGAACGACTTCTTCCAGGTTTTGCAGGACTTCGACACGAGCAGCCGGACCTACTACATCCTCGGGTTTCAGCCGCAGGGCCCGCCGGACGGCCGTTTCCACGAGGTGCTGGTGAAATGCCGGAACAGGGACGCACGCGTGCGCTGGCGGAAGGGATTCACCCGGCTGAAACCCGAGGAGGCGCGTGAGCGGACGATCCTGGCGGCGTACACGGTGCCGGAGATGTATTCCGAGATGGGGGTCGGGCTGAGCGCCGTCACCGGCCCGGTGGGCCGGTCGGGGCGGATTGCGGATCTGATCCTGCACGTGCCCGGGGACAGGATCGTCTATCTGCCGGAGGACGGACGGCCCACGGCCCATCTCGAGGTCGGGCTGGTCGCCGTGGACGATGCCAGGAAGGAGACGGTGCGGGCATCCCGAACGCTGAGCGTGGCGCTGCGTCCCGAGCACGGACGGCCGGGCACGATCGGGATCGACCTGGTCCACAGGGTCTCGCTGCCGGCCGGGAGCCAGACGATCACCGCCGTCGTGCGGGACGGCGCCGGGGGGATGGTCGGCGGCACTCGACTGTCCCTCCCGCCGGCCGGGCCCACGGAGGGCCGGGTCCTCGGCCTGTCGATCTACTCGCTGCAGGAACGAAGTCTCTGGATCGATCTGCCGGAGGGAGATGCCGGAACGGCGGTTACCGGCGCGGACCGCGAGCCCACGATCGGTCCCGCCCTCAAGGCTGTCTACGGGCAGGGAGAGCCGCTCGTGTGCGGCTTCAGGATGCCGGAAGGGTCCGGCGGCGAAGGCGCGGAATTGCGACTCGCGATCCGGAAGGGGGACGCGATCGTGAAGATCGTTGCCATCGAACCCCGGGACATCGGCGCAGACGGGAAGGTGCACGTGCCTCTCCCCGCGGAATCGATTCCTCCCGGCGACTACACCGTGGCGGTGCAGGAGGTCCTGGCCACGGGGGTTCTCGATCGCGGCGTGGTGCCGCTGGCCGTGCAGCCGGTGGAGGCGCGGCCTCTCTAG
- a CDS encoding CRTAC1 family protein, giving the protein MSLARRGGAAPLAWACLAASACVDAGAPPAPPASPPEAERQAGAERRAGADHPGAPAGAEDQGAGRFHFVDVAAAAGITRVTWAGRPGKDHLLDSAGTGAAFLDYDRDGRVDVYIVNGWRLEAPAPGGPAPGKARVVERGRDALYRGLPDGTFRDVTDEAGVAGEGHWGSGVAVADYDADGRPDLLVTSFGPNVLYRNRGDGTFENVAPRLRIEAPGWNTGAAFLDADGDGDLDLYVAAYIAATLDDVLSARPTLDWKGLEKVAFGPFGLTGAPDHYFRSEGGRRFVDATAEAGLLDKGRAFGFAARAADFDDDGDLDLYVANDSDPNYLYRSEGHGTFKEVGVWSGCALDANGAAQASMGVAVGDATGDGRLDLVTTNFSEDFSTFYRGLGGGSFEDASEETGVGPATFPPMSWGTAFADFDNDGDLDLVIANGHIYPQIDRHPEVLGTFRQRNLLLENREGRFVDVTAQAGPGFQSLESSRGLAIGDYDNDGDLDILITRLDAPPALLRNDGRGAGSWLEVACEVPGGAAIPIGATVKVTAGGRTQRRDIASGDSYLSSHDPRLHFGLGGAATVESIDVRWPDGSHTVRRNEAARRLVVVRKGS; this is encoded by the coding sequence ATGAGCCTCGCGCGCCGGGGCGGGGCGGCCCCTCTGGCGTGGGCCTGCCTCGCGGCGTCCGCCTGCGTCGATGCAGGCGCGCCGCCGGCGCCGCCGGCCTCACCGCCGGAAGCGGAGCGCCAGGCCGGCGCAGAGCGTCGCGCCGGTGCGGATCATCCGGGCGCCCCGGCCGGCGCCGAAGACCAGGGGGCGGGACGGTTCCACTTCGTCGACGTCGCCGCCGCGGCGGGGATCACGCGCGTTACCTGGGCGGGGCGGCCGGGGAAGGACCACCTCCTCGACTCGGCCGGAACGGGCGCGGCGTTTCTCGACTACGACCGGGACGGACGTGTGGACGTGTACATCGTGAACGGCTGGCGCCTGGAGGCTCCCGCGCCGGGCGGCCCGGCGCCGGGCAAGGCGCGGGTGGTCGAGCGCGGTCGCGATGCCCTGTACAGGGGCCTGCCGGACGGCACCTTCCGGGACGTCACCGACGAGGCCGGCGTCGCCGGTGAAGGGCACTGGGGATCGGGGGTCGCGGTGGCCGATTACGACGCCGACGGCCGGCCCGATCTCCTGGTCACGAGCTTCGGACCCAACGTCCTGTACCGCAACCGGGGGGACGGCACCTTCGAGAACGTCGCCCCGCGCCTGAGGATCGAAGCGCCAGGCTGGAACACCGGGGCGGCCTTCCTCGACGCCGATGGGGATGGCGACCTCGATCTTTACGTCGCGGCGTACATCGCCGCGACCCTCGACGACGTCCTCTCGGCGAGGCCGACCCTCGACTGGAAGGGGCTCGAGAAGGTCGCGTTCGGCCCGTTCGGCCTCACCGGGGCGCCGGATCACTATTTCAGGTCGGAAGGGGGCCGGCGGTTCGTGGATGCCACGGCCGAGGCGGGGCTCCTGGACAAGGGCCGGGCGTTCGGCTTCGCCGCCCGCGCCGCCGACTTCGACGACGACGGCGATCTCGATCTCTACGTCGCGAACGATTCCGATCCGAACTACCTCTACCGCAGCGAAGGGCACGGGACGTTCAAGGAGGTCGGCGTCTGGTCAGGGTGCGCCCTCGACGCGAACGGCGCGGCGCAGGCCAGCATGGGGGTGGCGGTCGGCGACGCCACGGGGGACGGCAGGCTCGATCTCGTCACGACGAATTTCTCGGAAGACTTCTCGACCTTCTACCGCGGCCTGGGGGGCGGGTCCTTCGAGGACGCCAGCGAGGAGACCGGGGTCGGCCCGGCCACCTTCCCGCCGATGTCCTGGGGCACGGCCTTCGCCGATTTCGACAACGACGGCGACCTCGATCTGGTGATCGCCAACGGCCACATCTACCCGCAGATCGACCGGCACCCGGAGGTCCTCGGGACCTTCCGCCAGCGAAATCTTCTCCTGGAGAACCGCGAAGGGCGCTTCGTGGACGTCACCGCGCAGGCCGGCCCGGGGTTCCAATCGCTCGAGTCGAGCCGCGGGCTGGCGATCGGGGACTACGACAACGACGGCGACCTGGACATCCTGATCACCCGCCTCGACGCGCCGCCCGCCCTGCTGCGCAACGACGGCCGGGGGGCCGGGTCATGGCTGGAGGTGGCGTGCGAGGTCCCGGGTGGAGCGGCGATCCCGATCGGCGCCACGGTCAAGGTGACCGCGGGCGGCCGGACGCAGCGGCGCGACATCGCGTCCGGCGACTCCTACCTGAGCAGCCACGATCCGCGGCTGCACTTCGGACTCGGGGGCGCGGCCACGGTCGAATCGATCGACGTGCGGTGGCCGGACGGCAGCCACACCGTCCGCCGGAACGAGGCGGCGCGGCGGCTCGTCGTGGTCCGCAAGGGATCGTGA